In a single window of the Fusarium falciforme chromosome 3, complete sequence genome:
- a CDS encoding 2-dehydropantoate 2-reductase, producing the protein MADSGRVNVVFIGAGAVGCFYASRLHHPSHNVHVSLVARSNYAAIQKDGVKLLTRTFGDYTFTPDGAFPSVDAAAAAPEGSSGAKRDWHYIFVTTKALPDISDDSSIITPLVGPKSCIVLIQNGVGVEEPFRKRFPDTPIVSAVTVVSAEQTSPGTIRQNRWTRISIGPYTDGLGAEDSDLGRRGTECTEALRRWWTDLGGIRDVEPHDEVGLQTVRWHKLCINSAMNPSAVLSGGRGNADMVADDELQRHLLGVMHEIRDAVPRILGRPFPEYMAAPEKIVESTARNKGARPSMLLDWEAGKPLELEVILGNPVRIARERGVEMPRLQSLYALLRSAQAMRKVAKGKL; encoded by the exons ATGGCGGACAGCGG TCGTGTTAATGTCGTCTTTATCGGCGCGGGCGCCGTGGGCTGCTTCTATGCTTCCCGCCTCCATCAT CCATCCCACAATGTCCATGTGTCTCTTGTGGCGCGCTCAAACTACGCCGCTATACAGAAGGACGGCGTCAAGCTCCTCACCCGGACCTTTGGTGACTACACCTTCACTCCGGATGGAGCTTTCCCCTCTGTtgatgccgctgccgccgctccgGAGGGTTCGTCAGGGGCAAAGCGCGACTGGCACTACATCTTTGTGACCACAAAGGCCCTCCCGGATATCAGCGATGACTCGAGCATCATCACGCCGCTGGTCGGACCCAAGTCGTGCATCGTGCTCATCCAGAACGGCGTCGGCGTCGAGGAGCCCTTTCGCAAGCGCTTCCCCGACACCCCCATCGTCAGTGCCGTCACCGTCGTCAGCGCGGAGCAGACGTCGCCCGGCACCATCCGGCAGAACCGCTGGACGCGCATCAGCATCGGCCCTTACACCGACGGTCTCGGTGCCGAAGACTCCGACCTCGGCCGTCGCGGCACCGAGTGCACCGAGGCCCTGCGTCGCTGGTGGACGGACCTGGGCGGCATCCGCGACGTCGAGCCGCACGACGAGGTCGGGCTGCAGACGGTTCGGTGGCACAAGCTGTGCATCAACTCTGCCATGAATCCCTCGGCCGTTCTCTCTGGCGGACGGGGTAACGCTGACATGGTGGCCGATGATGAGCTCCAACGACACCTCCTGGGCGTCATGCACGAGATCCGGGACGCGGTGCCGCGGATCCTGGGACGGCCTTTCCCTGAGTATATGGCCGCTCCAGAGAAGATTGTCGAGAGCACGGCGCGGAACAAGGGTGCCCGTCCAAGCATGCTTCTCGACTGGGAGGCCGGCAAGCCCCTGGAGCTCGAGGTGATTCTCGGGAACCCAGTGAGGATTGCGAGGGAGAGGGGCGTCGAGATGCCGAGGCTTCAGAGCCTCTACGCGCTTCTGAGGTCTGCTCAGGCCATGAGGAAGGTGGCCAAGGGGAAGCTATGA